In a genomic window of Apteryx mantelli isolate bAptMan1 chromosome 2, bAptMan1.hap1, whole genome shotgun sequence:
- the IGFBP1 gene encoding insulin-like growth factor-binding protein 1: MSGARSLLPWLLLLPPALLGPGPAGGVGLPPARCAPCTPEKLALCPPVAAGCPETARQPGCGCCQTCALGPGQPCGVYTARCARGLRCRVPPEQPGPLRALLRGQGACLPPAAGEAAAEPTDSVEPEDMTLESTEMTQDQLLNYQLMFPIGQDKSTPWNAITAYENMKAKRISELKKWREQGPCQKELYRALYKLAKAQQRSEGEIYKFYLPNCNKNGFYHSKQCETSLDGESAGCWCVYPKTGKRIPGTPELKGDAECQQYLSSQE; the protein is encoded by the exons ATGAGCGGCGCGCGgtctctgctgccctggctgctgctgctgccgcctgcgCTgctggggcccggcccggccggcggggTGGGCCTGCCGCCGGCCCGCTGCGCCCCCTGCACGCCGGAGAAGCTGGCCCTGTGCCCGCCCGTGGCGGCCGGCTGCCCCGAGACGGCGCGGCAgcccggctgcggctgctgccAGACCTGCGCcctggggccggggcagccctgcgGGGTGTACACGGCACGCTGCGCCCGCGGGCTCCGCTGCCGCGTCCCCCCGGAGCAGCCCGGCCCGCTGCGCGCCTTGCTGCGGGGCCAGGGCGCCTgcctgccccccgccgccggcgagGCCGCCGCCGAGCCCACAG ACTCTGTAGAACCTGAGGATATGACCTTAGAAAGCACAGAAATgacccaggatcagctgctgaaCTATCAGTTGATGTTTCCCATCGGCCAGGACAAATCCACCCCCTGGAATGCCATCACTGCATATGAAAACATGAAAGCAAAGAGAATATCTGAACTCAAGAAATGGAGAGAGCAG GGACCTTGCCAGAAGGAGCTCTACCGAGCCCTGTATAAATTGGCTAAAGCTCAGCAAAGAAGTGAAGGGGAGATTTACAAATTCTATTTGCCCAACTGCAACAAGAACGGCTTTTACCACAGCAAGCAG TGTGAAACTTCACTGGATGGAGAGTCTGCTGGATGCTGGTGTGTCTATCCAAAAACTGGAAAGAGAATTCCTGGAACTCCGGAATTGAAAGGAGATGCCGAATGCCAACAGTACCTCAGTTCACAAGAATAA
- the CCDC201 gene encoding coiled-coil domain-containing protein 201, protein MVRLQTVLVDQEMPRRGYNKPDLEMSEEEDSFLNVKRSLKKRMVKHSTPVDSMFSRTMPSLTDLTNQSIKDQDASKRVYGSPVPKSVLSRSLAQVSSVRAEAYFPQVMSPKRLSTVSDSQESSEKISQSSQAVFSRRRLSTVSASDESTGDPSGKAVLDVKTEVPTETTEEVTAAPKRGFSWLVTGIPGIKDPPIAKNRKKKIAKALVKKKQREWELRQFKNIEEAAEHELTIEEA, encoded by the exons ATGGTGCGACTACAGACAGTGCTGGTGGACCAGGAGATGCCAAGAAGAGGAT acAACAAACCTGACTTGGAGATGTCAGAGGAAGAAGATTCCTTTCTAAATGTTAAAAGATCTCTGAAAAAGAGAATGGTGAAACACAGCACTCCAGTGGACTCGATGTTCTCGAGAACAATGCCATCTCTTACAGACTTGACAAATCAGTCAATCAAGGACCAAGATGCCAGTAAGAGAGTTTATGGATCCCCAGTGCCAAAATCGGTTCTAAGCAGATCATTAGCTCAGGTATCATCAGTACGTGCTGAAGCATACTTCCCTCAAGTTATGTCCCCAAAAAGGCTTTCAACAGTATCTGACTCACAAGAGTCAAGTGAAAAGATAAGCCAAAGCTCTCAGGCTGTATTTTCTAGAAGGAGACTCTCAACAGTATCGGCCTCAGATGAATCAACTGGAGATCCAAGTGGCAAGGCTGTCCTAGATGTGAAAACTGAAGTTCCCACTGAGACAACTGAGGAGGTCACAGCAGCTCCCAAGCGTGGATTTTCATGGCTGGTTACTGGGATACCAGGGATAAAAGATCCCCCAAtagcaaaaaacagaaagaagaaaattgctAAAGCTCTTGTG AAGAAGAAGCAAAGAGAATGGGAGCTCCGCCAGTTTAAAAATATTGAGGAAGCAGCTGAACATGAACTTACAATTGAAGAAGCTTGA